In a single window of the Natronosalvus caseinilyticus genome:
- a CDS encoding efflux RND transporter permease subunit, with the protein MADLAGRYAAFVVEHSRWIVLAVLVCTALVSAGAAVNETESAGIGEFETDSEETAALEYVDERYETDDRIVAQVVVRDEGGDVLTRDSLLESLRLQQDFSKDADRNATLAEEGFVGLENVVATGAVFEDRAVASEGQGPPDTSQPTLEEQITALEDRSDEEVEALLADVLDPDAETHGGDPDEFLPSSYEQGSTSAESRITFVFQEGGDGASSGDGEGDEASSGSEDDGATDDETATDETTEQAAYDAQVELETLFEQRFDDGFVFGQGISDEASSSAVGDSFAIITPVALVLVLFVLGVTYRDVVDVLLGLTGIAVVMAWLGGLLGWLEIPTSQLLIAVPFLLIGLSIDYSLHVVMRYREARNGTLEGAGGDGSAGTITDGGIETGIRRGMILAVSGVVLALAAATFSTGVGFLSNVVSPLPAIRNFAILSAGGIFAAFVAFGLFVPALKVEVDGLLEDRFGRNRAKPAFGSTPGPVNRALSSGVTLAKRAPLAVVLVAFLVAAGGVYGATGIDTEFNRADFLPQDAPDWAKSLPGLLAPGTYTIAEDVEYLGENFQQRGDDGRAQVLIRGDSSEIDDGENAITDPALLEAIQDARTGVDPNGTVVVRSDGTAAVEGPLSTLRAVADNNDTVETALEERDTNGDGVPDEDLAGLYDLLFEADAEAAGAVLERTDDGTYESARLVVSVRGDESAQAVADDARAFATAVEDGVADRGSSVTAVATGGPVTTAVIQDALLETLVQAFAVTLVVIFVFLTVLYWVRYRTLSLGLVTLAPVVAALAWLLGAMALLEIPFNSETAVITSLAIGLGVDYSIHLGERFVAERRERPTLEAALSATVTGTGGALLGSAATTTAGFGVLALALAPPLQRFGLVTGLAIAFAFVACLTVLPSLLVIRERVLDRLGRSNV; encoded by the coding sequence GTGGCTGACCTGGCCGGACGATACGCCGCGTTCGTCGTCGAGCACAGTCGCTGGATCGTCCTCGCCGTGCTCGTGTGCACGGCACTCGTCTCCGCGGGTGCGGCCGTCAACGAGACCGAGAGCGCCGGAATCGGTGAGTTCGAGACCGACTCCGAGGAGACCGCGGCCCTCGAGTACGTCGACGAGCGCTACGAGACCGACGACCGGATCGTCGCCCAGGTTGTCGTCCGCGACGAGGGCGGCGACGTGCTCACCCGCGATTCCCTGCTCGAGAGCCTCCGCCTCCAGCAGGACTTTAGCAAGGACGCCGACCGAAACGCCACGCTGGCCGAGGAGGGGTTCGTCGGCCTCGAGAACGTCGTCGCGACGGGCGCGGTCTTCGAGGATCGGGCCGTGGCGAGCGAGGGGCAGGGCCCGCCCGACACCAGTCAGCCCACGCTCGAGGAACAGATTACGGCACTCGAGGATCGCTCCGACGAGGAAGTCGAGGCCCTGCTCGCGGACGTGCTCGACCCGGACGCCGAGACGCACGGGGGCGATCCCGACGAGTTCCTGCCCTCGAGCTACGAGCAGGGATCGACGAGCGCCGAGTCGCGGATCACGTTCGTGTTTCAGGAGGGAGGTGACGGAGCCTCGAGCGGTGACGGCGAAGGTGACGAGGCCTCGAGTGGGAGCGAGGACGATGGCGCTACCGACGACGAAACCGCCACTGACGAGACCACCGAACAGGCTGCCTACGACGCCCAGGTCGAACTCGAGACCCTCTTCGAGCAGCGCTTCGACGACGGCTTCGTCTTCGGCCAGGGCATCTCCGACGAGGCGTCCTCGAGCGCTGTCGGCGACAGCTTCGCCATCATCACGCCCGTCGCGCTGGTGCTCGTCCTGTTCGTCCTCGGGGTGACCTACCGCGACGTGGTCGACGTCCTCCTGGGGCTGACCGGCATCGCCGTCGTGATGGCCTGGCTCGGCGGCCTCCTCGGCTGGCTCGAGATCCCGACCAGTCAGCTGTTGATCGCCGTCCCCTTCCTCCTGATCGGCCTCTCGATCGACTACTCGTTACACGTCGTGATGCGCTACCGGGAGGCCAGGAACGGGACGCTCGAGGGGGCTGGCGGTGACGGCAGTGCGGGAACCATCACCGACGGTGGAATCGAGACCGGTATCCGCCGTGGCATGATCCTCGCCGTTAGTGGCGTCGTCCTCGCGCTCGCGGCAGCCACGTTCTCGACCGGCGTCGGCTTCCTCTCGAACGTCGTCAGTCCGCTCCCGGCGATCCGGAACTTCGCGATCCTCAGCGCCGGCGGCATCTTCGCCGCCTTCGTCGCCTTCGGCCTCTTCGTCCCCGCGCTGAAGGTCGAAGTCGACGGCCTGCTCGAGGACCGATTCGGGCGAAACCGGGCGAAACCGGCCTTCGGTTCCACGCCGGGACCGGTCAACCGCGCGCTCTCGAGCGGCGTCACGCTGGCGAAACGCGCTCCGCTCGCCGTGGTCCTCGTCGCATTCCTCGTCGCCGCGGGCGGCGTCTACGGCGCGACTGGCATCGACACCGAGTTCAACCGGGCCGACTTCTTGCCACAGGACGCCCCCGATTGGGCGAAGTCCCTGCCCGGACTACTGGCACCCGGGACGTACACGATTGCGGAAGATGTCGAGTACCTCGGCGAGAACTTCCAGCAGCGGGGCGACGACGGGCGGGCACAGGTGCTGATACGCGGAGATAGTAGTGAAATCGATGACGGCGAAAACGCCATCACCGACCCCGCCCTCCTCGAAGCGATCCAGGACGCCCGAACTGGCGTCGATCCCAACGGCACCGTCGTCGTTCGCTCCGATGGCACCGCCGCCGTCGAGGGGCCGCTGTCGACCCTTCGAGCGGTCGCGGACAACAACGACACCGTCGAGACCGCCCTCGAGGAACGCGACACGAACGGCGACGGCGTTCCGGACGAGGACCTGGCGGGCCTGTACGACCTGCTGTTCGAAGCCGACGCCGAGGCCGCCGGGGCGGTACTCGAGCGAACCGACGACGGTACCTACGAGTCCGCCCGTCTCGTCGTCTCCGTGCGCGGCGACGAGTCCGCCCAGGCCGTGGCCGACGACGCGCGCGCGTTCGCGACCGCGGTCGAAGATGGCGTGGCCGACCGCGGCAGTTCGGTCACGGCCGTCGCCACCGGCGGCCCCGTCACGACCGCGGTGATCCAGGACGCGCTGCTCGAGACGCTCGTCCAGGCGTTCGCGGTGACGCTCGTCGTGATCTTCGTCTTCCTCACCGTCCTCTACTGGGTCCGTTATCGTACGCTCTCGCTCGGCCTGGTGACGCTCGCGCCAGTCGTCGCCGCGCTGGCGTGGCTGCTCGGCGCGATGGCGCTCCTCGAGATTCCGTTCAACAGCGAGACGGCCGTCATCACGAGCCTCGCCATCGGTCTCGGGGTGGACTACAGCATCCACCTCGGGGAGCGCTTCGTCGCCGAACGCCGCGAGCGCCCGACCCTCGAGGCCGCCCTCTCGGCGACAGTGACGGGAACGGGTGGCGCCTTGCTCGGCAGTGCGGCGACGACCACCGCCGGATTCGGGGTGCTCGCGCTCGCGCTCGCGCCGCCGCTCCAGCGATTCGGGCTGGTGACTGGGCTGGCGATCGCGTTCGCGTTCGTCGCCTGCCTGACGGTCCTTCCGTCGTTGCTCGTCATTCGGGAACGGGTGCTCGATCGACTGGGCAGGTCGAACGTATAA
- a CDS encoding DUF6293 family protein — MQTHIVPVGFDYDRLIAPLVRDQYGVDRVILLEGAVGSEANVEYSRHLSQKLETDFQNLLGATTERFVLEDVYDYDEAFEQAYDLINDELDEGNEVWVNIAAMPRTVSFAFATAAHSLMVERQEDREHIHTYYTAPEKYLETELAEELREQSALLEDLLAGGGESGRGESTDVVETDRVISRLESARQLLAEFDERGTTIGAKEIDGEHIVELPVASFSNVKPFEELILYKLGEDGEFESVSELAEALSRELNEEYTDSFRSKVIYNVDRLGPGGKGYIEREEHGKSYRTRLSRIGELWVRAHSDSDSNVDAATGP, encoded by the coding sequence ATGCAAACGCACATCGTTCCGGTCGGCTTCGACTACGACCGGCTGATCGCCCCGCTAGTGCGCGATCAGTACGGCGTCGACCGCGTCATCCTCCTCGAGGGGGCCGTCGGGAGCGAGGCCAACGTCGAGTACTCCCGGCACCTCTCCCAGAAACTCGAGACCGACTTCCAGAACCTGCTGGGGGCCACTACCGAGCGGTTCGTCCTCGAGGACGTCTACGACTACGACGAGGCGTTCGAGCAGGCCTACGACCTGATCAACGACGAACTCGACGAAGGCAACGAGGTCTGGGTCAACATCGCCGCGATGCCCCGGACGGTGAGCTTCGCCTTTGCGACTGCGGCCCACTCACTGATGGTCGAGCGCCAGGAGGATCGCGAGCACATCCACACCTACTACACGGCTCCAGAGAAGTACCTCGAGACGGAACTGGCCGAGGAGTTACGCGAGCAGTCGGCGCTGCTCGAGGATTTGCTTGCAGGGGGAGGGGAGTCGGGCAGGGGCGAATCCACGGACGTCGTCGAGACCGACCGCGTGATCAGCCGTCTCGAGAGCGCCCGACAACTCCTCGCGGAGTTCGACGAGCGCGGGACGACCATCGGTGCGAAGGAGATCGACGGCGAGCACATCGTCGAACTACCCGTGGCCTCCTTCTCGAACGTCAAGCCGTTCGAGGAGCTCATCCTCTACAAACTCGGCGAGGACGGCGAGTTCGAGTCCGTTTCAGAACTGGCGGAGGCGCTCTCACGCGAACTCAACGAGGAGTACACCGACAGCTTCCGCTCGAAGGTGATCTACAACGTCGATCGACTGGGGCCGGGCGGCAAGGGCTACATCGAGCGCGAGGAACACGGGAAGTCCTACCGGACGCGGCTGTCACGGATCGGCGAACTGTGGGTGCGGGCGCACTCGGATTCCGATTCGAACGTGGATGCGGCGACGGGGCCGTGA
- a CDS encoding DUF5812 family protein, giving the protein MTETEKTGTFVVTHAEDESVVLRDVDSAQVHTLAANDGLETHDVLEATIAPEPPLEVSWTLIDVEDRRRVELVDSDLEPTTHSKELAAEANFGDLEQHERAGTGEIHVFRVPAARVEEAARDVLEDDETIARAARLEAVRVEVRRSVDGEAGVLSVRYLPD; this is encoded by the coding sequence ATGACTGAGACCGAGAAGACGGGCACCTTCGTCGTCACCCACGCCGAGGACGAGTCGGTCGTCCTCCGGGACGTCGACTCCGCGCAGGTGCACACGCTCGCCGCGAACGACGGCCTCGAGACACACGACGTGCTCGAGGCGACGATCGCCCCCGAACCACCCCTCGAGGTCTCCTGGACGCTGATCGACGTCGAGGACCGTCGGCGCGTCGAACTGGTCGACAGCGACCTCGAGCCGACGACCCACTCGAAGGAGCTGGCCGCCGAGGCCAACTTCGGCGACCTCGAACAGCACGAACGGGCCGGAACGGGCGAGATTCACGTCTTTCGCGTTCCCGCTGCGCGCGTCGAGGAGGCGGCCCGCGACGTCCTCGAGGACGACGAGACCATCGCGCGAGCGGCCCGCCTCGAGGCCGTCCGCGTCGAGGTTCGTCGATCGGTGGACGGCGAGGCCGGCGTGTTGAGCGTCAGGTACCTGCCGGACTGA
- a CDS encoding glucose-6-phosphate isomerase, with product MDVDIGNALASVASPGISREGLERLDERVATAHERIEAGRANDEHGYAALNLPERTDPDAIRAAVEPVADADALVTIGIGGSALGAATITDALADAGDGTEAIYLDNVDPAWITRRLEALPLESTAINVVSRSGTTAETLANFLVVREAFEDAGVDWTERTVVTTGESGPLRSLANRHDLAAVSVPDGVPGRFSALSAVGLVAAAVCGHDLEAILEGAAAEADSLTGSLFECPAYAYGATAYALDARGASMNAMVPYAESLETYAEWFAQLWAESLGKDDLGQTPVRALGVTDQHSQLQLYRAGPRDKLVTFVTPRETADREIPATDVDELAYLGDATLGELLEAEFEATEASLAAAGRPNVRVELESVDVFELGGLLYGMEAACVLAGELYEVSTFTQPAVEWAKKATRGLLGGGEFEEAEAVAEKTTLRVER from the coding sequence ATGGACGTCGACATCGGCAACGCGCTCGCGTCGGTCGCTTCTCCCGGCATCTCGCGGGAGGGTCTCGAGCGTCTGGACGAACGGGTCGCGACGGCACACGAGCGAATCGAGGCGGGACGGGCGAACGACGAACACGGCTACGCCGCGCTGAATCTCCCCGAACGGACGGACCCCGACGCGATTCGCGCAGCGGTCGAGCCGGTGGCCGACGCCGACGCGCTCGTCACCATCGGCATCGGCGGGAGCGCGCTCGGTGCGGCGACGATTACGGATGCGCTCGCCGACGCGGGCGACGGCACCGAGGCGATCTATCTCGACAACGTCGACCCCGCCTGGATCACCCGGCGTCTCGAGGCCCTGCCCCTCGAGTCGACCGCGATCAACGTCGTCTCCCGTTCGGGGACGACCGCAGAGACGCTCGCGAACTTCCTCGTCGTCCGCGAGGCCTTCGAGGACGCTGGCGTCGACTGGACCGAGCGGACGGTCGTCACGACTGGCGAGTCCGGCCCCCTGCGGTCACTTGCAAACCGTCACGACCTCGCCGCGGTCTCCGTGCCCGACGGCGTCCCCGGTCGCTTCTCGGCGCTCTCGGCGGTCGGCCTGGTCGCCGCGGCCGTCTGCGGGCACGACCTCGAGGCCATCCTCGAGGGGGCGGCGGCCGAAGCCGACTCGCTGACTGGATCGCTGTTCGAGTGTCCCGCCTACGCCTACGGCGCGACGGCCTACGCACTCGACGCCCGGGGCGCCTCGATGAACGCGATGGTCCCCTACGCGGAGTCGCTCGAAACCTACGCCGAGTGGTTCGCCCAGCTGTGGGCCGAGAGCCTCGGCAAGGACGACCTGGGCCAGACTCCCGTCCGCGCGCTGGGGGTGACTGACCAGCACTCACAGCTGCAACTCTATCGAGCCGGCCCCCGCGACAAGCTCGTGACGTTCGTCACACCGCGCGAGACCGCCGACCGCGAGATCCCCGCGACCGACGTCGACGAACTCGCCTACCTCGGCGACGCCACTCTCGGCGAGTTGCTCGAGGCGGAGTTCGAGGCCACCGAGGCGAGCCTCGCCGCGGCCGGCCGCCCCAACGTCCGGGTCGAACTCGAGTCGGTCGACGTCTTCGAACTCGGCGGTCTCCTCTACGGCATGGAAGCCGCCTGCGTCCTCGCGGGCGAACTCTACGAGGTGAGCACGTTCACCCAGCCGGCCGTCGAGTGGGCGAAAAAGGCCACTCGCGGACTGCTCGGTGGTGGTGAGTTCGAGGAAGCAGAGGCGGTCGCGGAGAAGACGACGCTGCGCGTCGAGCGGTAA
- a CDS encoding CPBP family intramembrane glutamic endopeptidase — protein sequence MNETAREDRARSSDETGAVAGLGLVVAAFATTGLAVPVREGVDHLAVLFGLLFAVGTLAVFAGRRYDLLERRYSLAGALGSLLVVLLAGYALTQGISGGTDIPGLGVRISTVFVSFLAAGTAIGIALAEYGSVPTAGLLRRTVVTARLAALALVAWIVSPLIGLLLEVPVVLVVGGLSEIQRQAVMQIGVAIGTAAIAVAFVYTTGRDRSYFDLETPSLRAVAWIAGGVALIFLVNIAISVLFSSGGIEGAEHSATQAAQRNPELLYVMVPASILITGPFEELMYRNVIQKSMYDVFSPVGALLVSSVLFTAVHTAAYATAGPEALIASLAIVFGLSLVLGTVYLVTSNLVVPAIIHGIYNAVIFASIAL from the coding sequence ATGAACGAGACCGCGCGGGAGGACCGCGCTCGATCGAGCGACGAAACCGGGGCAGTCGCCGGCCTCGGCCTCGTCGTCGCGGCGTTCGCGACGACCGGACTCGCCGTCCCCGTTCGCGAGGGCGTCGACCACCTCGCCGTCCTGTTCGGGCTCTTATTCGCCGTCGGGACCCTCGCCGTCTTCGCTGGCCGCCGGTACGACCTCCTCGAGCGTCGCTACAGCCTGGCCGGTGCGCTGGGTAGCCTGCTCGTCGTCTTGCTGGCCGGCTACGCCCTCACGCAGGGCATCTCCGGCGGGACAGATATTCCCGGCCTCGGCGTACGGATCTCGACCGTCTTCGTGTCGTTTCTCGCGGCCGGAACAGCTATCGGCATCGCACTCGCCGAGTACGGATCGGTTCCGACCGCCGGCCTGCTCCGGCGAACCGTCGTGACTGCACGTCTCGCGGCGCTCGCGCTGGTCGCCTGGATCGTGAGTCCGTTGATCGGCCTCCTCCTCGAGGTCCCCGTCGTGCTCGTCGTCGGCGGGTTGTCTGAAATCCAGCGCCAGGCGGTCATGCAGATTGGCGTCGCCATCGGTACGGCAGCGATCGCCGTCGCATTCGTCTACACCACGGGGCGCGATCGCTCGTATTTCGACCTCGAGACACCGAGTCTCCGCGCCGTCGCCTGGATCGCCGGGGGCGTGGCGCTCATCTTTCTCGTCAATATCGCCATCTCGGTACTGTTCTCCTCGGGCGGCATTGAAGGGGCCGAGCACTCGGCGACGCAGGCCGCGCAACGAAACCCCGAACTGCTCTACGTCATGGTCCCCGCCTCGATTCTCATCACTGGCCCGTTCGAGGAACTGATGTACCGGAACGTCATCCAGAAGTCGATGTACGACGTGTTCTCCCCGGTCGGGGCCCTCCTGGTCTCGAGCGTCCTCTTCACGGCAGTTCACACCGCTGCGTACGCAACGGCGGGCCCGGAGGCGCTCATCGCCAGCCTCGCCATCGTCTTCGGCCTCTCGCTCGTGCTCGGCACGGTGTATCTCGTGACGAGCAACCTCGTCGTCCCGGCGATCATCCACGGCATCTACAACGCCGTCATCTTCGCGTCGATTGCTCTGTGA
- a CDS encoding ArsR/SmtB family transcription factor: MARLFPLRSETPAQEGQPRVVDLEDEDADAVFGALSSTTARRIYSHLNDEPGTPSDVADAIDSSIQNVRYHLEKLEDAGLVEVVDTWYSSRGNEMSVYATADGPLIVTSDRSTAERLKTALSRFIGGVAALAGGSLLVQYGLSRYVGPQAGTEGTAGTGGTTDGGAAGNGNGNGNGAGDEAGNGNGAATDDSADSADAPEAEDSETAEEETADGDGGDGAESEDGGTDGGDGGDDGDMGTTDVDESDEETETGDDASSDGGDDSAAGDDATDADGANYSDNYTDNGTDGDVATDGGNEPVVPSGDGNGSVDGVTDGAAEAADAIFATIPPGALFFLGGLVVLIAVTVYWYWATSY; the protein is encoded by the coding sequence ATGGCCCGCCTCTTTCCCCTTCGTTCGGAGACGCCCGCCCAGGAGGGCCAGCCTCGAGTGGTCGACCTCGAGGACGAGGACGCCGACGCGGTGTTCGGTGCGCTGTCGTCGACGACGGCCCGGCGAATCTACAGTCACTTAAACGACGAACCCGGGACGCCGAGCGACGTCGCCGACGCCATCGACTCCTCGATCCAGAACGTCCGCTACCACCTCGAGAAACTCGAGGACGCGGGACTGGTCGAGGTCGTCGACACCTGGTACTCCTCGCGGGGTAACGAGATGAGCGTCTACGCGACGGCGGACGGGCCGCTTATCGTGACGAGCGACCGCTCGACGGCCGAGCGGCTGAAGACGGCCCTCTCGCGATTCATCGGGGGCGTCGCGGCCCTCGCGGGCGGGAGTTTACTCGTCCAGTACGGCCTCTCGAGGTACGTCGGTCCGCAGGCGGGAACGGAAGGGACGGCGGGAACGGGCGGAACGACTGATGGTGGAGCTGCTGGGAACGGAAACGGGAACGGGAACGGGGCCGGCGACGAGGCCGGCAACGGAAACGGAGCGGCTACCGACGACAGCGCGGACAGCGCCGACGCCCCCGAAGCCGAAGATAGCGAGACGGCCGAGGAGGAGACGGCCGACGGCGATGGGGGTGATGGCGCCGAGAGCGAAGACGGTGGAACTGACGGCGGTGACGGTGGCGACGATGGCGATATGGGTACTACCGACGTGGACGAGTCCGACGAGGAGACGGAAACCGGCGACGACGCCTCGAGCGACGGCGGTGACGACTCGGCCGCAGGGGACGACGCCACCGACGCGGACGGCGCCAACTACAGCGACAACTACACCGACAACGGTACCGACGGCGACGTCGCCACCGATGGCGGCAACGAGCCGGTCGTCCCGTCGGGTGACGGCAACGGCAGCGTCGACGGCGTCACGGACGGCGCTGCAGAGGCCGCAGACGCCATCTTCGCGACGATTCCGCCCGGTGCGCTCTTCTTCCTCGGCGGACTCGTCGTCCTGATCGCCGTCACCGTATACTGGTACTGGGCAACCTCCTACTGA
- a CDS encoding DUF3311 domain-containing protein encodes MKRLERIGWVLAAVLVCLLGIPWFLWGNATTALGLPLWLWWHIGWLVLCSALFWTFAQHAWGVGIEPNRPQSQSRSPRSDGRADGGGDRQ; translated from the coding sequence ATGAAGCGTCTCGAACGAATCGGCTGGGTCCTCGCGGCGGTGCTCGTCTGCCTCCTCGGGATCCCGTGGTTCCTCTGGGGGAACGCGACGACCGCACTTGGTCTGCCGCTGTGGCTCTGGTGGCACATCGGCTGGTTGGTGCTGTGTTCCGCGCTCTTCTGGACGTTCGCCCAGCACGCCTGGGGCGTCGGGATCGAGCCAAACCGACCGCAGTCACAGTCACGGTCACCACGGTCAGACGGCCGAGCAGACGGTGGGGGTGATCGCCAGTGA
- a CDS encoding sodium:solute symporter family protein — MTLALQLGIVVGYLLLALAVGLVAYRLTERTAEDFYLASRTLGTIVLLFTTFATLLSAFTFFAGPNLAFLYGPEWILVMGVMDGLIFAVLWYVVGYKQWLLGQQRGYVTFGEMLGDRFGSRRLRGLVAGVSLVWLFPYVMLQQVGAGTALEALTDGAIPYAGGAGLITLFMILYVVLAGFRGIAWTDTLQGAFMLVTTWAALLWMLAAVGGPTAATAELEATASEHLALGGAYYSPQFMLSTAITIGFGVAMFPQVNQRFFAAGSKAVLKRSFALWPVLCLLLFVPAFLLGAWARGLDTGIAVAEIEAGGNVLPLILAEFTPTWFAALVIAGAMAAMMSSSDSMLLSGSSYFTRDLYRPFVDATLSERREDTIARLGVVVFAVSTFLASLSNQATLFELGDAAFSGFAQLALPVMVALYWRGTTRAGIIAGILGSQAFYLASVFLSFVPGSYGGWSAGLLGMGLGLALTIGVSWLTAPAAAEQRAIYFEALEAD; from the coding sequence GTGACCCTCGCGCTCCAGCTCGGGATCGTCGTCGGCTACCTCCTGCTCGCGCTCGCCGTCGGTCTCGTCGCCTACCGGCTCACCGAGCGCACGGCCGAGGACTTCTACCTCGCCAGCCGAACGCTCGGAACGATCGTCCTGCTGTTTACCACCTTCGCGACCCTGCTCTCGGCGTTCACCTTCTTCGCCGGCCCGAACCTGGCCTTCCTCTACGGCCCCGAGTGGATCCTCGTCATGGGCGTGATGGACGGCCTCATCTTCGCCGTCCTCTGGTACGTCGTCGGTTACAAGCAGTGGTTGCTCGGCCAGCAGCGCGGCTACGTCACCTTCGGGGAGATGCTCGGGGACCGCTTCGGCTCGAGGCGCCTCCGCGGCCTCGTCGCCGGGGTGAGCCTCGTGTGGCTCTTCCCGTACGTGATGCTCCAGCAGGTCGGCGCGGGAACCGCTCTCGAGGCGCTGACCGACGGTGCGATTCCCTACGCCGGCGGCGCGGGCCTCATCACGCTCTTCATGATTCTCTACGTCGTCCTCGCCGGCTTCCGGGGCATCGCCTGGACCGACACCCTCCAGGGCGCGTTCATGCTCGTCACGACCTGGGCCGCCCTGCTCTGGATGCTCGCCGCCGTGGGCGGGCCGACCGCGGCGACGGCCGAACTCGAGGCGACCGCGAGCGAACACCTCGCGCTGGGCGGGGCCTACTACTCCCCGCAGTTTATGCTCTCGACGGCGATCACGATCGGCTTCGGCGTCGCCATGTTCCCGCAGGTCAATCAGCGGTTCTTCGCCGCAGGCTCGAAGGCGGTGCTCAAGCGGTCGTTCGCCCTCTGGCCCGTCCTCTGTCTGCTCCTCTTCGTCCCCGCGTTCCTGCTCGGCGCCTGGGCGCGCGGGCTCGACACCGGCATCGCGGTCGCCGAAATCGAGGCCGGCGGCAACGTCCTCCCGCTGATCCTCGCCGAGTTCACGCCGACGTGGTTCGCCGCGCTCGTCATCGCGGGCGCGATGGCTGCGATGATGTCCTCCTCGGATTCCATGTTGCTGTCGGGGTCGTCGTACTTTACGCGCGACCTCTATCGCCCGTTCGTCGACGCGACGCTCTCGGAACGGCGCGAGGACACGATCGCTCGCCTCGGCGTCGTCGTCTTCGCCGTCTCGACCTTCCTCGCGAGCCTCTCGAACCAGGCCACGCTGTTCGAACTTGGCGACGCCGCATTCAGCGGATTCGCCCAGCTCGCCTTGCCCGTGATGGTCGCGCTCTACTGGCGCGGGACGACCCGAGCCGGCATTATCGCAGGAATCCTGGGGAGCCAGGCCTTCTACCTCGCGAGCGTCTTCCTCTCGTTCGTCCCTGGTAGCTACGGCGGCTGGTCGGCCGGCCTCCTCGGGATGGGCCTCGGACTCGCGCTCACGATTGGCGTCTCGTGGCTCACCGCCCCCGCGGCCGCCGAACAGCGGGCAATCTACTTCGAGGCGCTCGAGGCTGACTGA